CCGGGTACGGGAGCCCGAGCAATCCGGCCTTGCCGAGCAGGGCGAAGTGGTCGCGCGGGAAGCGCTCGGATGCCTCGTCCTCGGCAACCCGCGGCGCAATCTGCTCGGCACAGATCGCCCGTGTGAGCTCGATCAGGTCGTACGCCTCGGGCGTAGGAAGAAGTCGCTCTACGGTCATGCGCCCACAGTAACGGCCGTGCGTTCCAGCCGACCTGCGTTCGACGCCTACCGAACGCGCACCGCGCAGTCGATCGCATCGTCAAGACCGGTCGGTAGCCGGTGCTTGGCAATCCGCTGACTCGGCGTGAGCGGCATCTCGTCGATCAGCTTGACGTATCGCGGAACCTGGAATCGCGCCATTCGATCGATGCCCCATGCGCGTACTGCTTCGGGATCGAGCGCGCGGCCATCGGCGGCCGTGAGCAGAAGTAGCATCTCCTCCTCACCGACATCGGCGCTCACGCCGACCACCGCGCACCGATCGACGTCGGGATGCTGCCCGAACACGTCCTCCACCTGCCAGGCGGACACGTTCTCCCCGCGTACTCGGACGCTGTCGCTCGCCCGCCCGCGGAAGTGCAGCCGGCCGGACTCATCCCACGCGCCGTGGTCGCCCGTTCGGAACCACTCGCCATCGCGGGCTTTGCTCGTGGCCTCGTCGTTTCCGAGGTAGCCGGCGGTTGTGAGCCCGGGGATGCGCCCGCGTACGAGAATTTCAGCGACAGTCCCAACAGACGGCTCCACCTGCCCATCGAGCCGCACGTCGAACCAGGGCACGGGCCGCCCGATGCCGCCCTCGCGCTCTCTGCGATTCACCGCCACGATGCTCGACGTCTCGGTCATGCCGTAGCACTCGTGCAACGAGAACCCGAACCGCTGCTCGCAGGCCTCCCATAGCGCCGGTGTCGCGCCCGCGCCCCAAGCGACGCGAACGCCATGACGACGTTCGGCCTCACTCTCCGGGAGCTGCAACAGGATCTGCAGGATTCCGCCGAGATAGTGCACATGCGTCGCGCCCACGCGGCACACGTCGTCCCAGAAGCGAGAAGCGCTGAAACGCGGAGCAAGCGCGAGATGCGAGTCGCTGTACAGCGGGACGAGCAACATCTGGGCGCCCCCGATGTGAAAGAGCGGCTCCCATACGTACAAGACGTCGCCCGGGCGTACGTCCGTCACATGGATCGTGCCGATCGTCGAGGCCCGGAGCATCGTCTCGGACACCCGAACGCCCTTGGGCGGTCCGGTCGTTCCGGACGTGTACATCAATACGCTCGTATCGGGCACCGGATCCAGGGCGATGCCGTCGTCGATCCGCCAGATGCGAGCGTCGGCACCGGTCGGATCAGGAATCACCCGTCCGTCGTCGAGCGACGCACCGTGTCGCGATCTGCGCACCTCGTCGACGGACGTCACGATCGCCGACTCCGAAGTGGCAATGAGGTGACTCGCCCCGGAATCGGCCATCAGATGCTCCAGCGGAGCACCCTTGAGCTGGAGGTTCATCGGCACCCAGAGCGCGCCCCGACGCAGCACCGCGAAGATCGCGGCAGCGTGCAGGACAGTGGTGGGCAGCGAGATGGCGACTCTGGCCGAGCCGTCGACACCCGCAGCCGAAAGCGCTTCGGCAATCCGGTCGACGAGAGCGTCCATCTCCGCGACGGTGGTCGTCCGCCCCTGCTCGACCGCGTACGGCCGTGCGGGATATGCGGCGGCATGCTCGCGGAGTCGGGCAGCAATGCTTGGCCCTCGAGCCAGTGCCTCGGCGTCGTCGATGGTCACGCCTTCGCACCGTCCTTGGACCGGGCGAGGAACTGGTCAGCGGTGTTCTGCGGCTCTCCGCCCCCATACGCCTGCTTGTCGATCTCGAGGGCAGCTCGAAACGCGTCGTCGAGGCCGGGCTTGAGCATCGTGTGCACATGGCGCTTGGTCATCTGGAACGCCAGCTTCGGCTGCGCGGCCAGCTCACCGGCAATGGCCATGCTTCGTGCCAGCACCTGTTCCTGCGGGCAGATCTCGGCGATCAACCCGAGCTGGTGCGCTTCCTCTGCCTCCATGAGCCGACCGCTCAGCATCAGCTCGGTGGTCTTGCTGTGCCCGAGGGACTGCCAGGTCAGATACATGCCGGTGATGCTGGGGATGCCGGACTTGACCTCCGGCTGACCGATCTTGACACCGGGATGAGCGACGCGGACATCGCAGACCAGCGCGAGCTGGTAGCCCGATCCGGCCGCGACGCCGTTCAGTGCAGCAACGATCGGCTTCGAGGTCGACAGCAAGGCGTCGTACAGGTCGGCGAATCCGTCGAGCCATCCTTCGACGCTGGCCTCGGTGAATCCGGCGACTTCCTTCAGATCCTGACCCGCGCAGAAGGCACGGTCGCCCTTGCCGGTGACAACGATGCCCTTGACCTCCGGGTCCGCATCGAATGCGCGAGCGCCCTCCGCGACCTGCCGCTGCATTTCCTGACTCCATGCATTGAGCGACTCGGGGGTATCGAGCGAAATGATGCCGCAGCCATCCACAACTTCCAGATGGACCTGACCCATGGTTGTTCCTCCGTCTTCAGTGGGTTGATGTTGCAAACTTGATGACGCCTCGCAAGGGCGCGTGCCGGATGCTCAGGCCGCCGGAACGGCATCCTCGGCGTCGGCAGCGTCGTCGCGTACGAGCGAGTCGAACTGCTCCACCATCTCGGGCCGAGGCGCCGGGCCGAGGCGATTGCCGATCCAGACGCCGGCGATGCCCGCGGCGAAACCGGGGATCATTTCGTACAGCCCGATGGTGTCGATCTCTGCATAGATGACGACGGTCGAGGCGCCGGCGACCATTCCGCACAGGGCGCCGACCCAGGTCGTGCGGCGCGAGTAGAGGGCAGCGAACAGAACCGGCCCGAGCGCGGCGGCGAACCCAGCCCACGCATAGCCCACCAGGTCCAGAACGGTCCCACCACCGAGGGCGATGAACGCGGCAATGACCGTCGCCACCACTACCGTGATGCGACTCAGCCACACCAACGACCACTCCGAGGCGTCACGGTTGATGAACCCGCGGTAGAAGTCCTCGACGAGTGTCGACGCGGCAACAACGAGCTGGGAGTCTGCGGTGCTCATGATCGCCGAGAGGATCCCGGCCAGGAAGATTCCGGCCGTCCATGCCGGCAACTGCGTCGCAACAAGCTCCATGTAGGCGTTCTCCGGATTGTCGAGCCCGGGACCGAAGGTGACGATGGCCAACAGACCGATCACGCCCGCGAAACCAAGGAGGGTGATCGACATGAACAACCCGAGCCGTCCAGCGCTCTTGACCGATTTCGACGAACGCAGCCCCATGAAACGGGCGAGAATCGTCGGCTGACCGAAGTAGCCGAGACCCCACGCGAGCCCGGACACGATCGCGATGATCGCCACCGAGTTGCCGGTGACCCACTCCCCGTTCACGAGGTCCACCTCGACGAACGGCGACATCAGGTCGCCGTTCTCGTCAGCCAGTGAATCGGCGACGGAACCCACACCACCGGCCTGCGTGACAGCAACGACGCAGACGACCGCGAGACTTCCGAACATCAGCAGGCCTTGGACGACGTCGGTGTAGCTGCTGGCGAGAAAGCCGCCAAGACACGAGTACAGCATCACGACGCCGGCCCCGACGAAGACGCCGGTCGCCGTCGAAACGTCGAACACCTGGCTGAACATCACTCCCGTTGCAACGAAGCCAGAGCCGAGATAGATGACGTAGAAGACGAGGATGACGGCAGCAGAGACGATGCGCAGCACATCGCTGTGGAAGCGGTTGGCCAAGAACGCCGGCACCGTGACCGAGTCCCCGCGCTTGCCGGTACGCCAGTCGAACCCGCGCTCGGTGAACTCACGAATCCGCCACGCAAGCAGGCGCCAACTCAGGTAGAAGCCGATCGTCAGCCCGACGATCATCCAGAGGTTGGTCATCCCACTGACGTAGAACGCGCCGGGCAAGCCTAGGAACACCCAAGAGCTCGAGTCCGTCGCCTTTGCGCTGATCGTCGCGACGAAGGTCCCGAGGCGTCGTCCGCCGATGGCGAAGTCGCTCATCTCGGAGTTGTTCCGATAGCACCAGAGACCCATCGCCAGCATGACCACGAAGTAGATGCCGAACGTGATGGTCGCTGCCTGAGTAGTGCCGTCCATGTTGCAATCTCCGATCTCCAGGACATCGCGACGTCCAGCCCCGTTTCGCGATTACCCCATCGTCGTGACGGCGAACACACTCGGCTAGATGCCTTCGCAAAGACCTGCGGATGCTCGATGTAAGCAGCGCTTAAAGGTCGGCGGTCAGGCCTCGGCGCCGGGGAGGCACTTCGTGACGTGCCTGATCGCCGCGAGGAACGCATCGGTCAGGGGGTTGTCGTCGACGCGCCGGACTGCAGCGACGACCTGCCGACGTGGAAGGCGATGTCGCAGCGGGAGGGAGACCGTTCCGTCCCCGGGCCGGAGTGCGATCCCGGGCATGAGCGAGACACCGAGCCCCTCGGCGACGTACCCGCGTACGGTGCCGAAGCTGTTGCTGCGGAACGCGATATTCGGTTCGAACCCGGCATTCTCGGCCAGCGTCATCAGACACCGGCTGGCCGCCGTGTCCTCGCGATTGGCGATCCACCGTTCGTCGCGCAGGTCGGCGAGGTCGATCTGGTCCTTGCCTGCCAACCGATGTCGTCGGTGGGCGATCAGGTGGATCTGGTCGACGAGTAGCTCCACCAGGGCGATATCCGGTGGCCATGACGTCGGGACATTGTCGTACCGGAATCCCAGCGCCACGTCGAGGTCGCCGGTCACGACGCGCGGAAACAGCTCATGCGGCTCACCCTCGTCGAGGGAGATCCCTACGTCACGTCGACGCACGAGAAAACGGGCGAGAGCCTGCGCCATGATCGGGCGTCCCGCGGATTCGAAGCTACCGATGCGGATCCTGCCTGCCTGGCCGGCCGCAAGCCGTTCGACATCTGCTTCGATCTGGGTCGCAAGATCGAGGAGGCGCCGCGATCGCTCCTCCAGGTACTGCGCCGCCTCGGTCGGAATCACCCGTCGGGACTGGCGCTCGAACAGTTGGACGCCGATCGAGCGTTCCAGCCCGGACATCTGCTGCGACACCGCAGACGCGGTGTATCCGAGCTCGCGGCCCGCCGCAGAGAACGAGCCGGTACGGATCACGGTGACGAGCGTGCGCAACGTCGTCGGGTCAGGGTTCATCCCCGGAAGGATAAGCGCTCACTGTGCGTACCCGACGTAACCTCAGCCGCGGATGCGGGCGATCTCGTAGAGCGCGACCCCGGCGGCGACGCCGGCGTTCAGCGACTCGAGCTGGGTCGCCATCGGAATCGAGGCGAGTACGTCGCACGTCTCGCTCACCAGCCGCGACAACCCCTTGCCCTCGCTGCCGATGACGACGACGAGCGGACCGTCGGCGAGATGCAGGTCGGTGATCGACTCCGCACCGTCGGCCGCTAGGCCGACGACCATCAGACCGGCCTCCTGGTAGGCCTTCAGCTGCCGAGTCAGGTTGACCGTACGCGCGACCGGCACCCGTGCAGCGGCGCCGGCAGAGGTCTTCCAGGCCGCCGCGGTCATGCTCGCGGCGCGACGCTCGGGGATCACCACGCCATGTGCGCCGAAGCCCGCCGCCGAGCGTACGATCGCGCCGAGATTGCGCGGGTCGGTGACGCCGTCGAGCATCACGATCAGCGGCGGCTCACCCGACTCGGCGGCGAGACCGACCAAGGCATCGGGATCGGCGTACTCGTACGCCGGCAGTTTCGCCGCGACGCCCTGATGGGTCGCACCACCCGTGAGCCGGTCGAGATCGGCCCGCGTCGTCTCCAGCAGTGACACCCCGTTGTCGGTGGCGTACTTGAAGATCTCGCGGAGTCGCTCGTCGCGTTCAGTGCCCTCGGTGACATAGATGCCGGAGATGGGCACGCCCTCGCGGACCAACTCGACGACGGCGTTGCGTCCAGCCACCCACTCGGCGCTGCCGCCCTTCGACGACCCCGATTTGCGCGGACGTGAGGACTTGCGTCGCTCGTCGGCCCGCGCCTCGCGGTAGGCCTTGTGGCCAGGACGCTCCGTCGCCTTCGGTGTCGGGCCCTTGCCCTCGAGCCCGCGCCGGCGACGCCCGCCGGATCCCGCAGTCGGGTTGCCCTTGCCGGTGCGCTTGATCGCACCCTTGCGCTTGCTGTTGCCCGCCATCTCGTCAGCCTCCTTCGACCGACCAGCGTGGGCCGGACGGGGTGTCTTCCACAGCGATGCCGGCCTCCTTGAGCCGATCGCGCACGGCGTCGGCGGTGGCGAAGTCGCGCTCGGCGCGGGCATGCGCGCGCTGCTCGATCAACGCGTGTACGAGTGAGTCGAGCGCGGCATGCTCACCGCCGCCGCCACCGGCATCGACCCACGGCTCAGACAGCGGGTCGAGACCGAGTACGCCCAGCATCGCGCGTACCGAAGCTAGTGAACCGCGAAGCGCGTCGGAGTCACCCTCGCCGAGGAGCTTGTGCCCGTCGCGGAGTACGCCTTGCAAGGCAGCAAGCGCGGCGGGCAGCGCGAGGTCGTCGTCCATCGCCGCGACGAAATCTGCGCACGGCGTGCCGGGCTCGACGCCACCGGTCACCTCGGTGGCACGAGTCACGAACCCCTCGATGCGCTGGTAGGTGGTCGCCGCCTCCGCGAGCGCCTCGTCGGAGTACTCGATGATCGAACGGTAGTGCGTCGCCATCAGGTAGTAGCGCAGCTCGACGGGGCGTACCCGCTTGACGACCTCGCTGACCAGCAACGAGTTGCCGACGGACTTGCTCATCTTCTCGCCGGCCAGGTTGACCATGGCGTTGTGCATCCAGTGCCGTGCGAACGCGCGGCCGGCGGCACGTGACTGCGCCTGCTCGTTCTCGTGGTGCGGAAAGCGCAAGTCGAGCCCACCGCCGTGGATGTCGAACTCGTCGCCGAGATACTTGCCCACCATCGCCGAGCACTCGAGGTGCCAGCCCGGGCGGCCGGGGCCCCAAGGCGCCGGCCACGCCGCGGTGTCGGGTTCCTGTCCCTTCTTGAAACCCTTCCAGAGCGCGAAGTCTCGTGGATCGCGCTTACCGCGCGGATCTGCGTCGGCAGCGGCCTCCATATCATCGATGCGCTGGTTCGACAGTTCGCCGTACGCGGGCCAGGAGCGCACGTCGAAGTACACATCGCCCGAGCCGTCGGGCGCGACGTACGCATGGCCGTTGCCGATCAGCCGCTCGACCAGCTCGATCATCTCGGGGATGTGCCCGGTCGCGCGCGGCTCGTACGTCGGCGGCTTACAGCCGAGCACGGAGTACGCGTCGTGCAGCGCTCGCTCGTTGGCGTACGCGATGCTCCACCAGGGACGCCCCTGCTCGGTCTCCTTGAGCAGGATCTTGTCGTCGATGTCGGTGATGTTGGCGACCAGCGTCACCTCGAGGCCGTTGTGCTCGAGCCACCGCCGAAGGACGTCGAACACGACCTCCTTGCGAATGTGCCCGATATGCGGCGGACCCTGCACCGTGAGCCCACAGTGGTAGATCCCGACGTGGCCCGGTGTCATGGGCACGAAGTCGCGGAGCTGCCTCGTGGCGGTGTCGTAGAGTCGCAGGTTCACCGCGCCAGCGTATCGCCCGCGCGCGCTGCTCAGTCGAACAGCAGTGCGTCGAGCCCGCGGCGTACACCCGCGACCTCGCTGACCCGCCGGATCGCCAGGATCGTGCCCTCGGCGTAAAGGTCGGGAGACGTGCCCGGGTCGAACTTCATGCTGAGCCGCTCCCCGCCTGCCGCGAAGACGACCTCGGCTCCCACGACGTACGAGGGCAGCCGTACCGAGTGCACGCGCGTACCGGCGATATCGGCCCCGCGAGCCTCCGCAGGACCCTCCAGGTCTTCGATCGGTACTCCCAGCTCCGGACGGCGTACTTCGGCGAGCGTCTCTGCCAGCTCGCGGGCGGTGCCGCTCGGTACGTCCGGCTTGGTGTCGCTGGCGAAGTCGAAGATCTCCCAGCTGTCGATCTTCTCGGCAGCCAGCGACGCGGACCGGCGGAGTACCGCCGCCAACACCGAGAAGTTCCCGGCGGCGAAGATCCCGACACCTTGCGCCCGCGCACGGTCGTCGATGACGGCGTAGTCGGCCGAGGTGAGGCCGCTCGAACCGACGACCACGTGGACGCCTGCGTCGACAGCCGCATCGACGTTCTGCTTGACCGCCGCTGCGCTGGTGTAGTCGACGAGTACGTCGACGGACTCGGTGGCCAACGCCTCGGCGACGCTCGCGTACACCTGGCCGTCGCCATGCCCGGTGGCCGACCGGAGTGATTGCCCCGCCGCGGACCTCGACACTCCTGCCGTCAGCGCGAGGTCATCGGCCGCGTCGATGCCCGCGAGAATCGGCGGCGCCGTCCATCCGGTGACTCCGGCAAAACACACGTTCGTCATGGTCTCCTCGATCCTGGTGATGCACACCCGAGACTGCCACGTCCACCATGACACCGTTAGTGCGATTGGTGCCGCTAAGGTCCTGTCCATGACCGATCCGGGCGCCCCTGCCGCCACCGAGTCCCGGCGCGTACGTCTACACCGGCTCGCGCCCTCGTTCGAGTCCGCAGTCGAGACCTTCGAGTACGCCGACCCGTTCGGACCCGCCGGCGCTCGCGCGTACGAAGGGCACACCTGGACCAGCGACCCGATCGACCTCGGCATCGCCGCCCGCTCGCTCGTCGCGTCATGGGAAGCGCTGACGCCCGGTCGGAGCTGGATCGAGGTGTCGGTACGCGGCCTCGAACCCGAGACTCCCTGGCTGGTCCTGGCTCGATGGGCCGAGACCGACCGCGAGATCCATCGCACGACCGTGCCCGGGCAGCGGTCCGATACGTACGCGGTCACCGACGACGAAGTCCTGATGCCCGATGGCGACGAGTGGCGAATCGCGCAGCTGCGCATCACGACCGCGCGTCCACCCGGCTCGGACGAGTCGCCGACAGTGCGGGCCGCCTCGGTGCTCGTGTCCGGCCGTCTGCCCGATCTCGTCGGCGCCGAATCGGACCCGTCCGGTGTCGCCCATGCCATCGACGTACCGCCGTACTCCCAGCAGCTGTACCGAGACCAGCACCCCGAGTTCGACGGCGGCGGCCAGAGCTGGTGCTCGCCGACGAGCATGACGATGGTGCTCGAGCACTGGGGAGTCACGCTGCCGGAGCACCCCGCTGTCCCCTATGCCGCGGCGCATACGTACGACCACAACTACGGCGGCGCCGGGAACTGGCCGTTCAACACGGCGTTCGCTGCGCGGTTCGGGCTCACGTCGTACGTGACCCGGCTGCGGTCGCTCGCCGAGGCCGAGTTGTTCACCCGCACGGGTATCCCGCTCGTGCTCGGCGTCGCGTTCACCGCCGACCAGCTCGACGGCGCCGGCTACGACACGAAGGGTCACCTACTGGTGCTCGTCGGGTTCGACGAGCACGGTGATCCGATCGTGAACGACCCCGCATCGCATCGGGTACGCAGCGACGACGCCGTACGCACGACGTACCGCCGCGACCAGTTCCTTGCCGCCTGGCAGGCGCGGGCCTCCGGCATCGCGTACGTAGTGCACCCGCCGGATTTTGCTCTGCCACCGAGTCGAGCAGAGGCGAACTGGTGAGCGCGGACGAACTGGAGCGCGAGCTCGACCTCGACGACCGCGCACAGCTGCTCATCGACAGTCTGACCGACGACGAGGCCACGCACCTGGCAGCGACCGTTGCCAAGGCACGCGCCGAGTACGCTGGCGCGCTGGACGCGTTCGCCGAGGGCGTGGTGGGTGCACTCCCCGGCCCCGTACGCGCACGCGCCGCTCGGATCCTGGCTCGGGGTTAGACGTGCCCGACGTACCAGTCACCACGAGCTGCGAGATCGCCCGCACCGCCCGGCTGCTGCGCGTCGACCCGGATGAGCTCGCGTACCTGTCGCGGTTCGATGCGGGCGAGATCCGGGCCGTACGTCTGGCCGCCCATGCGCGGATCCGCGCCGACAACGCCCATCGGTTCAAGCGACTCGCCACGCTCAGTGGGCTCCTCCCGCGCAAGCTCGTTGCCTCGCTCGCCCAGCGTTCGATGTCACCACGGCTTGCGGCGGGTGTCGTGGAGGCACTTCCCGCAGACCATGCCGTCGACGTTGCCGGCCGAATGGCACCCGCTTACCTTGCCAAGACCTGCGCGTACCTCCCCGCCGAGATCGCGACCCCGATCGTCGCGCAGCTCTCCGAAGACACGCTCCTCGCCGTCTGCGACGTACTGGTCGAGCAGTCTGCTCACCCGGCCATGGCAGAGATGATCGAGTCGCTCTCCGATGAGCAGCTGCTGTCGTTCATGGAACACATCGACGACCCGGGCGTACTCCTCGACATCAGCGCCGTCGTGACGGCCGATGGTCAGCTCGAGCGCGTCGCGTCCCTCGTACCCGACGATCTGCTGTCAAGGATCGTGCGGCATGCCGTCGACAGCGTCACGCAATGGGAGCTGGCGCTCGGTCTGCTCGCGCTCCTCCCGCCGGCGGATCGCAAGCGCCTACTCGCGGTCGTCGCGGCGTCGAATGAGCCGCCCGAAGCCTGACCACCACCCCGCTGGGCCGCACGTTTCTGCCCCGATTTTCGTGGGTTTGGGGCTGAAACGTGCGGCTCAGCGGGGCTAGGTGACCGAGACCGTCACCGTGTGGTGGCCGGTCGCGCCGTCCGGCACGGTTCCCTGCGTACGCGAGGTCTGTACGTCTCCGTCGCGATCTGTGGCGCGTACCTCGAGGGTGTGCTCGCCCGGCTCGGCCTCCCATTCGTACTTCCACTGCACCCAGGTGTCGATGTTGGGTACGCGGGCCAGTTCGGCCACCCGCCATTCGCCGTCGTCGATGCGTACGTCGACCGCTTCGATTCCGCGATGCTGTGCCCAAGCGACACCACCGATGGCAACCGCTCCGCCGGACAACGCATCGCCCTCGTGTGGGGTGTCGATACGCGACTGCGTCTTGACCGGGCCCTCGGGAGACCAGCCCCGCTGGGTCCAGTACGCCTCGAAGTCGTCGAACCTCGTGACGTTCCAGTCAACAACCCACTTCGTCGCCGACACGTACCCGTAGAGACCAGGAACCACCATGCGTACGGGGAATCCGTGCTCGACGGGCAGCGGTTCACCGTCCATCGTCACGGCCAGCATCGCGTGCCGCCCGTCGGTGAGCGCTGAGATGGGCGTACCGCAGTTCCAGCCGTCATCGGACGTCGACAGCAGCGCATCGGCGTCCGGGTGTACGCCGACCTCGTCGAGGATCGTCTTGATCGGTACGCCGCCCCAGATCGTGTTGCTGATCAGATCGCCACCCACCTCGTTCGAGACGCAGCACAGGGTGATCCACGACTCCTGCAGCCCGCGCTCGATCAGGTCGTCGTACGTCAGCGTCAGCTCGTGGTCGACCATGCCGTGGATGCGCAGCTGCCAGTCATCCGGCTTGATCAACGGCGGCGCCAGGGTGGTGTCGATCCGGTAGAAGTCCGACGGCGAGGTGCTCCACGGCGCGATGTCGTCGACCCCGGCCCCGACCCCAGCCGGCGTCGACGCCCCGGTGACCGGCAGCCGGAGCTTGCTACGCGCGTCCTCGACCGCGGTGAACGCAGCCCCCATCCAGCGGCCGATCCCGCCGACCACCACGGTGCCCACTGCGAGAATGCCGACGTCACGCAGGAACGTACGCCGGCCGACGTTCTCGTACCGGGTGCTCCCGAGCAGCGTCACCGCGATCACGATCGTCACCACCGCGCCGATCACCACGATCGCCAGTGAGCCGACTGCACTGCCCGACTCGCTGTGCACCACGGCCGCTAGCGGTACGACCGCGAGCACTGCGTACGCGGCGACCCCGGCGCCAGGGCTGTGCATCATCAGAATCCCGGATGCCCCGCCGAGTACGATCATCCCGATCACGACGCCGAGCACGAGCAGCGGTTTGTCGAGGGTACCGACGGCGTCTATCGCGCGTTCCGCGACAGCACCAGGGGTCAACTCGATCACGCTCTCGCCGACGGCGAGCACCGGCGACAGTCTGGCCCGGGTCACTCCCGTGAGGAGTTCGGCAACTGCCGCACCCGCCAGCGTCGCCAGCGCGCCGATGACGAAGGCGCGAATCAGTAGCGGACGATCGGTCGTCATGACTCCATCATGTGCCGGTTGCCGTACGTACGGCATGATCAACCGGTGACATCTTCTGCGACGCCCCCGCTGCCACGGGTCGGTAACGGACTCGACGTACACGCACTCGTCGAGGGCCGGCCGATGACAGTCGCCGGGCTGCTCTGGCCTGACGAGACGACCGGCCCACAGGGCCACTCCGACGGAGACGTGGTCGCGCATGCCTTGTGTGACGCGCTCCTGAGCGCCGCCGGGCTCGGCGATCTCGGAACCAACTTCGGCACGTCACGACCGGAGTGGGCAAATGCATCCGGAATCATCCTGCTTCGCGAATCGGCCGAGCGGGTACGCGAGGCGGGCTACTCGGTCGGCAACGCGTCGGTCCAGCTGATCGGTGTCCGGCCGCGTCTCGGCGATCGGCGCGGTGAGGCGCAGGACGCTCTGTCCGAAGCCGTCGGTGCGCCGGTCAGCCTGAGCGCGACGACG
The sequence above is drawn from the Nocardioidaceae bacterium SCSIO 66511 genome and encodes:
- a CDS encoding AMP-binding protein — encoded protein: MTIDDAEALARGPSIAARLREHAAAYPARPYAVEQGRTTTVAEMDALVDRIAEALSAAGVDGSARVAISLPTTVLHAAAIFAVLRRGALWVPMNLQLKGAPLEHLMADSGASHLIATSESAIVTSVDEVRRSRHGASLDDGRVIPDPTGADARIWRIDDGIALDPVPDTSVLMYTSGTTGPPKGVRVSETMLRASTIGTIHVTDVRPGDVLYVWEPLFHIGGAQMLLVPLYSDSHLALAPRFSASRFWDDVCRVGATHVHYLGGILQILLQLPESEAERRHGVRVAWGAGATPALWEACEQRFGFSLHECYGMTETSSIVAVNRREREGGIGRPVPWFDVRLDGQVEPSVGTVAEILVRGRIPGLTTAGYLGNDEATSKARDGEWFRTGDHGAWDESGRLHFRGRASDSVRVRGENVSAWQVEDVFGQHPDVDRCAVVGVSADVGEEEMLLLLTAADGRALDPEAVRAWGIDRMARFQVPRYVKLIDEMPLTPSQRIAKHRLPTGLDDAIDCAVRVR
- a CDS encoding enoyl-CoA hydratase/isomerase family protein, whose translation is MQRQVAEGARAFDADPEVKGIVVTGKGDRAFCAGQDLKEVAGFTEASVEGWLDGFADLYDALLSTSKPIVAALNGVAAGSGYQLALVCDVRVAHPGVKIGQPEVKSGIPSITGMYLTWQSLGHSKTTELMLSGRLMEAEEAHQLGLIAEICPQEQVLARSMAIAGELAAQPKLAFQMTKRHVHTMLKPGLDDAFRAALEIDKQAYGGGEPQNTADQFLARSKDGAKA
- a CDS encoding sodium/proline symporter, with product MDGTTQAATITFGIYFVVMLAMGLWCYRNNSEMSDFAIGGRRLGTFVATISAKATDSSSWVFLGLPGAFYVSGMTNLWMIVGLTIGFYLSWRLLAWRIREFTERGFDWRTGKRGDSVTVPAFLANRFHSDVLRIVSAAVILVFYVIYLGSGFVATGVMFSQVFDVSTATGVFVGAGVVMLYSCLGGFLASSYTDVVQGLLMFGSLAVVCVVAVTQAGGVGSVADSLADENGDLMSPFVEVDLVNGEWVTGNSVAIIAIVSGLAWGLGYFGQPTILARFMGLRSSKSVKSAGRLGLFMSITLLGFAGVIGLLAIVTFGPGLDNPENAYMELVATQLPAWTAGIFLAGILSAIMSTADSQLVVAASTLVEDFYRGFINRDASEWSLVWLSRITVVVATVIAAFIALGGGTVLDLVGYAWAGFAAALGPVLFAALYSRRTTWVGALCGMVAGASTVVIYAEIDTIGLYEMIPGFAAGIAGVWIGNRLGPAPRPEMVEQFDSLVRDDAADAEDAVPAA
- a CDS encoding LysR family transcriptional regulator, with amino-acid sequence MNPDPTTLRTLVTVIRTGSFSAAGRELGYTASAVSQQMSGLERSIGVQLFERQSRRVIPTEAAQYLEERSRRLLDLATQIEADVERLAAGQAGRIRIGSFESAGRPIMAQALARFLVRRRDVGISLDEGEPHELFPRVVTGDLDVALGFRYDNVPTSWPPDIALVELLVDQIHLIAHRRHRLAGKDQIDLADLRDERWIANREDTAASRCLMTLAENAGFEPNIAFRSNSFGTVRGYVAEGLGVSLMPGIALRPGDGTVSLPLRHRLPRRQVVAAVRRVDDNPLTDAFLAAIRHVTKCLPGAEA
- the rlmB gene encoding 23S rRNA (guanosine(2251)-2'-O)-methyltransferase RlmB, encoding MAGNSKRKGAIKRTGKGNPTAGSGGRRRRGLEGKGPTPKATERPGHKAYREARADERRKSSRPRKSGSSKGGSAEWVAGRNAVVELVREGVPISGIYVTEGTERDERLREIFKYATDNGVSLLETTRADLDRLTGGATHQGVAAKLPAYEYADPDALVGLAAESGEPPLIVMLDGVTDPRNLGAIVRSAAGFGAHGVVIPERRAASMTAAAWKTSAGAAARVPVARTVNLTRQLKAYQEAGLMVVGLAADGAESITDLHLADGPLVVVIGSEGKGLSRLVSETCDVLASIPMATQLESLNAGVAAGVALYEIARIRG
- the cysS gene encoding cysteine--tRNA ligase codes for the protein MNLRLYDTATRQLRDFVPMTPGHVGIYHCGLTVQGPPHIGHIRKEVVFDVLRRWLEHNGLEVTLVANITDIDDKILLKETEQGRPWWSIAYANERALHDAYSVLGCKPPTYEPRATGHIPEMIELVERLIGNGHAYVAPDGSGDVYFDVRSWPAYGELSNQRIDDMEAAADADPRGKRDPRDFALWKGFKKGQEPDTAAWPAPWGPGRPGWHLECSAMVGKYLGDEFDIHGGGLDLRFPHHENEQAQSRAAGRAFARHWMHNAMVNLAGEKMSKSVGNSLLVSEVVKRVRPVELRYYLMATHYRSIIEYSDEALAEAATTYQRIEGFVTRATEVTGGVEPGTPCADFVAAMDDDLALPAALAALQGVLRDGHKLLGEGDSDALRGSLASVRAMLGVLGLDPLSEPWVDAGGGGGEHAALDSLVHALIEQRAHARAERDFATADAVRDRLKEAGIAVEDTPSGPRWSVEGG
- the dapB gene encoding 4-hydroxy-tetrahydrodipicolinate reductase; amino-acid sequence: MTNVCFAGVTGWTAPPILAGIDAADDLALTAGVSRSAAGQSLRSATGHGDGQVYASVAEALATESVDVLVDYTSAAAVKQNVDAAVDAGVHVVVGSSGLTSADYAVIDDRARAQGVGIFAAGNFSVLAAVLRRSASLAAEKIDSWEIFDFASDTKPDVPSGTARELAETLAEVRRPELGVPIEDLEGPAEARGADIAGTRVHSVRLPSYVVGAEVVFAAGGERLSMKFDPGTSPDLYAEGTILAIRRVSEVAGVRRGLDALLFD